Proteins encoded by one window of Ulvibacter sp. MAR_2010_11:
- a CDS encoding sensor of ECF-type sigma factor produces the protein MKKLLLLVLFIGVAAGAQENKHEKIKALKRAHITEVLALSTAEAEKFWPVYKVYEDKMDVMRRSERKELGVFKRDSLESLTDAEANTLIDKLLEIKSKELEYRRELILELRKVISPKKVLKLKKAEEEFKRELLKQYRNRKGKE, from the coding sequence ATGAAAAAATTATTATTGTTAGTTTTATTTATAGGTGTAGCCGCGGGTGCACAAGAAAATAAACACGAAAAAATCAAGGCTCTTAAAAGAGCCCATATAACCGAAGTTTTAGCGCTATCAACCGCCGAAGCAGAAAAATTCTGGCCGGTCTACAAAGTCTATGAAGACAAAATGGACGTAATGCGGCGCTCCGAACGAAAGGAGCTGGGAGTCTTTAAGCGTGACAGCCTGGAATCTCTTACAGATGCGGAAGCAAATACATTAATCGACAAATTGTTGGAGATAAAATCCAAAGAATTGGAATATAGGCGTGAATTAATTTTGGAACTTCGGAAGGTAATATCGCCTAAGAAAGTGCTTAAGCTAAAAAAGGCAGAGGAGGAATTTAAAAGAGAGTTGTTAAAACAATACAGAAATAGAAAAGGAAAAGAATAA
- a CDS encoding RNA polymerase sigma factor yields MIEEQSLVSALQSVAHKETAFRELVSLYKERLYWHVRKILLDHDDTDDVLQNTFIKIFRNIDKFKGDSKLYTWMYRIATNEALTFLSKKAKRAGTSSEEVMNHAISNLESDVYFEGSEIQLQLQKAIATLPPRQQLIFNMKYFDDITYEDLSEVLDTSVGGLKSSYHIAVQKIKAYLTDNETF; encoded by the coding sequence GTGATTGAAGAACAGTCTTTAGTAAGTGCCCTACAATCGGTAGCACATAAGGAAACGGCGTTTAGAGAATTAGTTTCTTTATATAAGGAGCGATTGTATTGGCATGTGCGAAAGATTCTTTTGGACCACGACGATACCGATGATGTTTTACAGAACACCTTTATAAAAATCTTCAGAAATATTGATAAGTTCAAAGGAGATAGCAAATTATATACCTGGATGTATCGAATTGCGACTAACGAAGCACTTACATTTCTTTCAAAAAAAGCCAAAAGAGCCGGAACTTCGAGTGAAGAAGTGATGAACCACGCAATTTCTAATCTTGAAAGTGATGTGTATTTTGAAGGAAGTGAGATTCAGTTACAACTACAAAAGGCAATTGCTACCCTTCCACCGCGACAACAACTAATTTTTAATATGAAGTACTTTGATGATATTACCTATGAAGACCTTTCAGAAGTATTAGACACATCGGTTGGCGGACTAAAAAGCAGTTATCATATTGCTGTGCAAAAAATTAAGGCCTATTTAACCGATAATGAAACTTTTTAA